The Spirosoma radiotolerans genome has a window encoding:
- a CDS encoding type 1 glutamine amidotransferase domain-containing protein, whose translation MDPIYRALIVCTNHTDYPTKPHKTGLWLSEATHFYDELAGRNLPYDIASPNGGPVPIDEKSIDRRDAINEKWYHDPTFRAKLESSIRIDDVNPASYQIIYFTGGHGTMWDFPNNPALQTITRQIYEKGGMVAAVCHGVSALLNVTLSDGSLLIDSKQLTGFSNMEEKLVRLDEEVPFLLEDLLRQKKAIYSKSLIPFLPYIEVDERLVTGQNPLSARKVGRKVLEEMYEK comes from the coding sequence ATGGACCCTATCTACCGTGCACTCATCGTTTGCACGAATCATACAGATTATCCGACAAAGCCGCATAAAACGGGGCTATGGTTAAGTGAAGCGACGCATTTTTATGATGAGTTGGCAGGCCGCAACCTGCCCTACGACATCGCCAGCCCAAACGGTGGACCTGTGCCTATTGATGAGAAAAGCATTGATCGCCGTGATGCTATAAATGAAAAATGGTATCATGATCCCACCTTTCGGGCTAAGCTAGAGAGCTCAATCCGCATCGACGACGTAAATCCGGCTTCATACCAGATTATATACTTCACTGGCGGCCATGGCACTATGTGGGATTTTCCTAATAATCCGGCTTTACAGACGATTACACGCCAAATCTATGAAAAGGGAGGTATGGTGGCTGCTGTGTGTCACGGAGTGAGCGCCTTGCTGAATGTAACACTATCAGATGGCTCACTGCTGATTGATAGCAAGCAACTAACGGGCTTTTCGAACATGGAGGAGAAACTTGTCCGGCTGGATGAAGAAGTGCCCTTTCTACTGGAAGACTTACTTCGGCAGAAAAAAGCGATCTATAGTAAAAGCTTAATTCCCTTTCTGCCTTATATAGAAGTTGATGAGCGACTGGTAACCGGGCAAAATCCGCTTTCGGCCCGGAAGGTTGGCCGAAAAGTGCTGGAGGAGATGTATGAGAAGTAA